The Pseudomonas iranensis genome includes a window with the following:
- a CDS encoding crotonase/enoyl-CoA hydratase family protein — MNQPCAGRVSRERRGHVHLIGLDRAAKRNAFDIDLLNDLSLAYGEFEADREARVAVVFGHGEHFTAGLDLVNASAALAEGWQVPSGGCDPWGVFVGPRVSKPVIVAAQGYCLTIGIELMLAADINLCASNTRFAQMEVQRGIFPFGGATLRFQQIAGWGNAMRWLLTGDEFDAHDALHLGLVQEVMASEDLLPRAIELAERIARQAPLGVQATLMSARQARYEGETAAAQALPALVKKLLATEDAREGVRSLVERRPGIFKGV; from the coding sequence ATGAATCAGCCCTGCGCCGGCCGCGTCAGCCGAGAACGTCGTGGTCATGTGCACTTGATCGGCCTCGATCGGGCGGCCAAGCGCAACGCTTTCGATATCGACCTGCTCAACGACCTGAGCCTGGCCTACGGCGAATTCGAAGCCGACCGCGAAGCGCGGGTCGCCGTGGTGTTCGGCCATGGCGAGCACTTCACCGCCGGGCTCGATCTGGTCAATGCCAGCGCAGCCCTGGCCGAAGGCTGGCAGGTTCCGAGCGGCGGCTGCGATCCCTGGGGCGTTTTCGTCGGCCCACGGGTGAGCAAACCGGTCATCGTCGCCGCGCAGGGTTACTGCCTGACCATCGGCATCGAGCTGATGCTGGCGGCGGACATCAACCTGTGCGCGAGCAATACTCGCTTCGCGCAGATGGAAGTGCAGCGTGGGATCTTTCCGTTTGGCGGCGCGACTTTGCGTTTCCAGCAGATTGCCGGCTGGGGCAATGCGATGCGCTGGTTGCTCACTGGCGATGAGTTCGATGCCCACGATGCGTTGCATCTGGGCTTGGTCCAGGAAGTGATGGCCAGCGAAGACTTGCTGCCCCGCGCGATCGAGCTGGCCGAACGGATTGCCCGGCAGGCACCGCTGGGCGTGCAGGCGACCTTGATGTCAGCGCGACAGGCGCGTTATGAGGGTGAGACAGCGGCGGCGCAGGCGTTACCGGCGCTGGTGAAGAAGTTGCTCGCCACTGAGGATGCCCGGGAGGGGGTGCGGTCGTTGGTGGAGCGGCGGCCAGGGATTTTCAAAGGGGTGTGA
- a CDS encoding spermidine synthase — translation MTEERVEHLLAEVQDEFGVIRVLEVADYRFLEFGDAIEQSCVFTADPSWLEYDYTRAMLIGALCHEQPESALFLGLGAGTLTQACLKFLPLEDVEAIELRPDVPRLAIEYLGLDDDPRLYIRVGDALELLPTAEPADLIFVDLYTDVGPGVGHLAWSFLGDCQKRLNPGGWLVINQWATDDGKPLGAALLRGLYHRHYWELPVKEGNVILIVPADLDQALDMQALTQRAEALAPQLGYSLQSLINAIRPAT, via the coding sequence ATGACTGAGGAGCGCGTCGAGCATCTGCTCGCCGAAGTACAGGATGAGTTCGGCGTGATTCGCGTGCTGGAAGTGGCCGATTACCGCTTTCTCGAGTTCGGCGATGCGATCGAGCAGAGCTGCGTGTTCACCGCCGACCCGAGCTGGCTGGAGTACGACTACACCCGCGCGATGCTGATCGGCGCGCTGTGCCACGAGCAGCCGGAGAGCGCGCTGTTTCTCGGTTTGGGCGCGGGCACGCTGACCCAGGCTTGCCTGAAATTCCTGCCGCTGGAAGACGTCGAAGCCATCGAACTGCGCCCGGACGTACCGCGCCTGGCCATCGAATATCTCGGCCTGGATGACGATCCGCGTTTGTACATCCGCGTCGGCGATGCGCTGGAATTGCTGCCGACTGCCGAGCCGGCGGATCTGATTTTCGTCGACCTCTATACCGATGTCGGTCCCGGTGTCGGACATCTGGCCTGGAGTTTTCTCGGCGATTGTCAGAAACGCCTGAATCCGGGCGGCTGGCTGGTGATCAATCAGTGGGCCACCGACGATGGCAAGCCACTGGGCGCGGCGTTGTTGCGCGGGCTCTATCACCGGCATTACTGGGAGTTGCCGGTGAAGGAGGGCAACGTGATTCTGATCGTTCCGGCGGATCTCGATCAGGCGCTGGACATGCAGGCGCTGACCCAACGGGCCGAAGCGCTGGCGCCGCAGCTGGGGTATTCGTTGCAGTCGTTGATCAACGCGATTCGCCCGGCGACCTGA
- a CDS encoding class II 3-deoxy-7-phosphoheptulonate synthase: MSQPWSPDSWRALPIQQQPQYPDAAHLQQVEQTLASYPPLVFAGEARELRRQFAEVTQGRAFLLQGGDCAESFAEFSAAKIRDTFKVLLQMAIVMTFAAGCPVVKVGRMAGQFAKPRSANDETIGGVTLPAYRGDIVNGIGFDEKSRVPDPERLLQSYHQSTATLNLLRAFAQGGFADLHQVHKWNLDFIANSALAEKYSHLADRIDETLAFMRACGMDSSPQLRETSFFTAHEALLLNYEEAFVRRDSLTNDYYDCSAHMLWIGDRTRQLDGAHVEFLRGVNNPIGVKVGPSMNPDDLIRLIDVLNPDNDPGRLNLIARMGANKVGDHLPALIRAVQREGKQVLWSSDPMHGNTIKASSGYKTRDFAQILGEVKQFFQVHEAEGSYAGGIHIEMTGQNVTECIGGARPITEDGLSDRYHTHCDPRMNADQSLELAFLIAETLKQVRR; the protein is encoded by the coding sequence ATGAGCCAACCGTGGAGCCCTGACAGCTGGCGCGCCCTGCCGATCCAGCAACAACCGCAATACCCCGACGCCGCGCACCTGCAACAGGTCGAGCAGACTCTGGCCAGCTATCCGCCGCTGGTGTTCGCCGGCGAAGCGCGCGAGCTGCGCCGGCAGTTTGCCGAAGTCACCCAGGGTCGCGCGTTTCTGTTGCAGGGCGGCGATTGCGCGGAAAGCTTCGCCGAATTCTCCGCCGCGAAGATCCGCGACACCTTCAAAGTGTTGCTGCAAATGGCAATCGTCATGACCTTCGCCGCTGGCTGCCCGGTGGTCAAGGTCGGGCGCATGGCCGGTCAGTTCGCCAAGCCGCGTTCGGCCAACGACGAAACCATCGGCGGCGTGACCCTGCCGGCCTACCGTGGCGACATCGTCAATGGCATCGGCTTCGACGAAAAGAGCCGCGTGCCGGATCCGGAGCGTTTGCTGCAGTCCTATCATCAGTCCACAGCAACCTTGAACCTGTTGCGCGCTTTCGCCCAGGGCGGTTTCGCCGACCTGCACCAAGTGCACAAGTGGAACCTGGATTTCATCGCCAACTCGGCGCTGGCCGAGAAGTACAGCCACCTCGCCGACCGCATCGATGAAACCCTGGCGTTCATGCGCGCCTGCGGCATGGACAGCTCACCGCAACTGCGCGAAACCAGTTTCTTCACCGCCCACGAAGCGTTGCTGCTGAACTACGAAGAAGCCTTCGTGCGCCGCGACAGCCTGACCAACGATTACTACGATTGCTCGGCGCACATGCTGTGGATCGGCGACCGCACCCGCCAGCTCGACGGCGCGCACGTTGAATTCCTGCGCGGCGTGAACAACCCGATCGGCGTCAAGGTCGGCCCGAGCATGAACCCCGATGACCTGATCCGCCTGATCGACGTGCTCAACCCGGACAACGATCCGGGCCGCTTGAACCTGATCGCGCGGATGGGCGCGAACAAGGTCGGCGATCATCTGCCGGCACTGATCCGCGCGGTCCAGCGCGAAGGCAAGCAGGTGCTGTGGAGCTCCGATCCGATGCACGGCAACACCATCAAGGCCAGCAGCGGCTACAAGACCCGTGACTTCGCACAGATCCTTGGCGAGGTGAAGCAGTTCTTCCAGGTGCACGAAGCGGAAGGCAGCTATGCCGGCGGCATTCATATCGAGATGACCGGGCAGAACGTCACCGAGTGCATCGGCGGCGCCCGACCAATTACCGAGGATGGCTTGTCCGACCGTTACCACACCCACTGCGATCCGCGGATGAATGCCGACCAGTCGCTGGAATTGGCGTTTTTGATTGCCGAGACCCTGAAGCAAGTCCGCCGCTAG
- a CDS encoding winged helix-turn-helix domain-containing protein, with protein MPATVFFSLKQARRLALAAQGFNGRQPPTVNASHLNRLIERLGLLQIDSVNAVVRSHYLPLFSRLGSYPSDLLDQAAWSAGRRRTLFEYWGHEASLLPLSMYPLLGWRMQRAKRGEDIYQQLAKFGREQQETIRRVLTAVEERGALGAGSLSTREDKAGPWWDWSAEKHALEWLFAAGEVTVAGRRGFERLYDLPERVIPAAILQQPTPDEAEAQRGLLLHAAQALGVGSEKDLRDYFRLSPADARPRLAELVEAGQLQMCEVGDWRQIAYCLPEPKVPRKVIASALLSPFDSLIWERSRTERLFDFRYRLEIYTPQPKRVYGYYVLPFLHNERIAARVDLRAERAAGQLAVHAVHEEEPGLDEEGMLALALNLRRMAGWLGLERVQLNCQRESAGRLRVALARIEVA; from the coding sequence ATGCCCGCGACAGTGTTCTTTTCCCTCAAACAGGCGCGACGTCTGGCGCTGGCCGCCCAAGGGTTCAACGGGCGCCAGCCGCCGACCGTCAATGCCAGTCATCTCAACCGGCTGATCGAACGGCTGGGCCTGCTGCAAATCGATTCCGTCAATGCCGTGGTGCGCTCGCACTACCTGCCGCTGTTTTCCCGTCTCGGTTCCTATCCATCTGACTTGCTCGACCAGGCTGCCTGGAGTGCGGGCCGGCGGCGCACGCTGTTCGAATACTGGGGCCATGAAGCGTCGCTGTTGCCGCTGTCGATGTACCCGTTGCTGGGTTGGCGCATGCAACGCGCCAAGCGTGGCGAAGACATCTATCAGCAACTGGCAAAGTTTGGTCGCGAACAGCAGGAAACCATCCGCCGTGTGCTGACTGCGGTTGAGGAGCGGGGCGCGCTGGGCGCTGGCAGTCTGTCGACCCGCGAAGACAAGGCCGGGCCGTGGTGGGACTGGAGTGCCGAGAAACATGCACTGGAATGGTTGTTCGCCGCCGGTGAGGTCACAGTGGCGGGGCGACGCGGTTTCGAGCGCTTGTACGATTTGCCCGAGCGGGTGATTCCTGCGGCGATCCTGCAACAGCCCACGCCGGACGAGGCCGAGGCGCAACGCGGTTTGCTGTTGCATGCGGCGCAAGCATTGGGCGTTGGTTCGGAAAAAGACCTGCGTGATTACTTTCGCCTGAGCCCCGCGGATGCGCGCCCGCGTCTGGCTGAGTTGGTTGAGGCGGGGCAATTGCAGATGTGCGAAGTCGGCGACTGGCGGCAGATCGCCTATTGCCTGCCGGAGCCCAAAGTGCCGCGCAAGGTCATTGCCAGTGCGCTGCTGTCGCCGTTCGACTCGCTGATCTGGGAGCGCAGCCGCACCGAGCGTTTGTTCGATTTCCGCTATCGTCTGGAAATCTACACACCGCAGCCCAAGCGCGTTTACGGCTATTACGTGCTGCCGTTTTTGCACAACGAGCGGATCGCCGCGCGGGTTGATCTACGCGCAGAGCGGGCGGCGGGGCAGTTGGCGGTGCATGCGGTGCACGAAGAGGAGCCGGGGCTGGACGAGGAGGGCATGCTGGCGCTGGCGCTGAATTTGCGGCGGATGGCGGGTTGGCTGGGGCTTGAGCGGGTGCAGTTGAATTGTCAGCGCGAGAGTGCGGGGCGGTTGCGGGTGGCATTGGCGCGGATTGAGGTTGCCTGA
- a CDS encoding DUF1127 domain-containing protein gives MKGQREYASEEQLSGHGHIVSDLLHKFSRWYELHREREMLAGLSDEALKDIGISRADVEHETVRPFWDDPMHK, from the coding sequence ATGAAAGGTCAAAGAGAGTATGCAAGCGAAGAACAGCTGTCCGGCCACGGCCATATCGTGTCCGATCTGCTGCACAAATTCAGCCGCTGGTATGAGCTGCATCGTGAACGGGAAATGCTCGCCGGTCTGAGCGATGAGGCGCTGAAAGACATCGGCATCAGCCGCGCCGATGTTGAACACGAAACCGTGCGGCCGTTCTGGGACGATCCGATGCATAAATGA
- a CDS encoding LysR substrate-binding domain-containing protein, translating into MSAYPSIDTDVLRTFVAIADQGGFTRAGEMVNRTQSAVSMQMKRLEEDVLQRQLFERDGRQVRLTAEGQVLLGYARRILKLHSEVFNTLREPHMVGTVRIGTPDDYVMRFLPGILSRFAQFYPLIQIEVHCESTKQLLQRTDLDLSIVTREPGNEIGQLLRKERFVWAEAQNFSAHEQTPLPLAMFNSDCFCRLWACNALDAMGRDYRIAYNSSSLSALMAVVSAGLAITAQLESLITPDMRILGAAEDLPLLPEASIMLIRNLNNPSPITECLAEHIVEGFKL; encoded by the coding sequence TTGTCCGCCTACCCCAGTATCGATACCGATGTCCTGCGCACCTTTGTCGCGATTGCCGATCAGGGCGGTTTCACCCGTGCCGGCGAGATGGTCAACCGCACCCAGTCGGCGGTGAGCATGCAGATGAAACGCCTGGAAGAAGACGTGTTGCAGCGCCAGCTGTTCGAGCGCGATGGCCGTCAGGTGCGACTGACAGCTGAAGGCCAGGTGCTGCTCGGTTACGCGCGGCGCATCCTCAAACTGCACAGTGAAGTGTTCAACACCCTGCGCGAGCCGCACATGGTCGGCACCGTGCGCATCGGTACGCCGGATGATTACGTGATGCGTTTTCTGCCGGGGATCCTGTCGCGGTTCGCGCAGTTCTATCCGCTGATCCAGATCGAAGTACATTGCGAATCGACCAAACAACTGTTGCAGCGCACTGATCTGGACTTGTCGATCGTCACCCGTGAGCCGGGCAACGAGATCGGCCAGTTGCTGCGCAAGGAGCGCTTTGTCTGGGCCGAGGCGCAGAACTTCAGCGCCCACGAACAGACGCCGCTGCCCCTGGCGATGTTCAACAGTGATTGTTTCTGCCGCCTGTGGGCGTGCAATGCGCTGGATGCGATGGGCCGCGATTACCGCATCGCCTACAACAGCAGCAGCCTGTCGGCGCTGATGGCGGTAGTCAGCGCGGGGCTGGCGATCACCGCGCAACTGGAAAGCCTGATCACCCCGGACATGCGCATCCTTGGCGCCGCCGAAGACCTGCCGCTGCTGCCCGAGGCGAGCATCATGCTGATCCGCAATCTGAACAACCCGTCGCCGATCACCGAGTGCCTGGCCGAACACATTGTCGAGGGCTTCAAACTTTAA
- a CDS encoding sulfite exporter TauE/SafE family protein, giving the protein MDFLLYLLFGAALGTLGGIFGIGGGLIAIPLLGVWFGLDQQIAQGTALVMVVPNVMLALWRYHQRNRIELRHALPLAVMGFCFAWLGSIWAVGIDAQTMRIGFVAFLVALSAYNLLKMFGPRPAPTAEMRHSWPWLGVLGAASGTMGGLFGVGGAVVATPVLTSLFGTSQVVAQGLSLALALPSTGVTLVTYAVHHEVDWMIGLPLAVGGLLSISWGVKVAHAMPEKLLRGLFCGFLVLCAVMLAFKV; this is encoded by the coding sequence ATGGATTTTCTGTTGTACCTGCTGTTCGGCGCCGCCCTGGGCACATTGGGCGGGATCTTTGGCATTGGCGGTGGCTTGATTGCGATTCCATTGCTTGGCGTGTGGTTTGGGCTTGATCAGCAGATCGCCCAAGGCACGGCGCTGGTGATGGTGGTACCGAACGTGATGCTGGCGCTGTGGCGTTATCACCAGCGTAATCGCATCGAATTGCGCCATGCGCTGCCGCTGGCAGTGATGGGTTTCTGCTTTGCCTGGCTTGGCTCGATCTGGGCGGTGGGCATCGATGCGCAGACCATGCGCATCGGATTTGTCGCCTTTCTGGTGGCGCTGTCGGCCTACAACCTGTTGAAGATGTTCGGTCCGCGCCCAGCGCCGACTGCCGAGATGCGCCATTCCTGGCCGTGGCTGGGCGTGCTCGGCGCTGCTTCCGGGACCATGGGCGGCTTGTTCGGCGTCGGCGGCGCGGTGGTGGCCACGCCAGTGTTGACCAGCCTGTTCGGCACCAGTCAAGTGGTTGCTCAAGGCTTGTCGCTGGCGCTGGCCCTGCCGAGCACTGGCGTAACCCTGGTGACCTATGCGGTGCACCACGAAGTCGACTGGATGATCGGCCTGCCTCTGGCGGTCGGAGGTCTGCTCAGCATCAGTTGGGGCGTGAAAGTTGCCCACGCCATGCCGGAAAAACTCCTGCGTGGGCTGTTCTGCGGTTTTCTGGTGCTGTGTGCGGTGATGCTCGCGTTTAAAGTTTGA
- a CDS encoding LysR substrate-binding domain-containing protein — protein MNPNQLTDQLGLFLDVLESGSFSAASRRHPLTPSAVARRIDSLESAVGSQLFVRSTHAVLPTSAGLAFAERARRIIAELQLARAEAVSLSSAPEGLIRIDAPAAFGRRHLAPVIADFLLLYPGLDVQMHLIDSFSDMAGSSLGKVDLVLRTGQLADSRLVATPLASMVRVACASPDYLKQRGVPEHPAQLSEHDGLDWEGLAPPFAWKFEVDGQMQLHRPSRVRLSANNAEALACGAAAGLGVAHLPTWLASEYLLRGELVPLFCENGLPPPESTGIYALRMEQQVHSRSRLLLEYLKTRFSPVPPWDLALQRQFARH, from the coding sequence ATGAATCCCAACCAATTGACCGATCAGCTCGGCCTGTTTCTCGATGTGCTGGAGAGTGGCAGCTTTTCTGCCGCTTCGCGCCGTCATCCGCTGACACCATCCGCCGTGGCGCGGCGCATCGATAGCCTGGAAAGTGCCGTCGGCAGTCAGCTGTTCGTGCGTAGCACCCATGCCGTGCTGCCGACTTCGGCCGGTCTGGCCTTTGCCGAACGGGCGCGACGGATCATCGCCGAGTTGCAACTGGCGCGTGCCGAAGCGGTGTCATTGAGCAGCGCACCGGAAGGCCTGATCCGCATCGATGCGCCAGCAGCCTTCGGGCGGCGGCATCTGGCGCCGGTGATTGCCGATTTTCTCCTGCTGTATCCGGGACTGGATGTGCAGATGCACCTGATCGACAGCTTCAGCGACATGGCCGGCAGCAGCCTGGGCAAGGTCGATCTGGTGCTGCGTACCGGCCAATTGGCTGACTCGCGCCTGGTCGCCACGCCATTGGCGAGCATGGTCCGCGTCGCCTGCGCCAGCCCTGACTATCTCAAGCAGCGCGGCGTGCCCGAGCATCCGGCGCAGTTGAGTGAACACGACGGGCTCGACTGGGAAGGCCTTGCGCCGCCCTTTGCCTGGAAATTCGAAGTGGACGGGCAAATGCAACTGCACCGGCCATCGCGGGTACGCCTGAGCGCCAACAATGCCGAAGCTCTGGCGTGTGGCGCGGCGGCGGGTCTGGGCGTCGCACACCTGCCGACCTGGCTGGCCAGCGAATACTTGCTGCGTGGCGAACTGGTGCCACTGTTCTGCGAAAACGGCCTGCCGCCGCCGGAGTCCACCGGCATTTACGCGCTGCGCATGGAACAGCAGGTCCATTCGCGCAGTCGGTTATTGCTGGAATACCTGAAAACCCGCTTCAGCCCGGTGCCTCCATGGGATCTGGCGCTGCAACGGCAATTCGCCCGGCACTGA
- a CDS encoding MarR family winged helix-turn-helix transcriptional regulator → MTCERDNCDDLLLDNQACFALHSTSLMMTKVYKPLLQALGLTYPQYLAMMVLWEKDGLTVGEISARLLTDPGSLTPLLKRLEAEGLLSRTRSREDERVVIVELTAAGRALRDKAQTVPQCILGASGFTLERLQKLQAELQALRGHLQDSLN, encoded by the coding sequence ATGACTTGCGAACGCGACAACTGCGACGACCTTCTGCTCGACAATCAGGCGTGCTTCGCCCTGCACTCGACCTCGCTGATGATGACCAAGGTCTACAAGCCGCTGTTGCAGGCGCTGGGTCTGACCTATCCGCAGTATCTGGCGATGATGGTGTTGTGGGAGAAGGACGGTCTGACTGTCGGAGAAATCAGCGCACGCCTGCTGACCGATCCGGGATCGCTGACGCCATTGCTCAAGCGTCTGGAAGCCGAAGGCCTGCTCAGCCGCACCCGCAGTCGTGAAGATGAGCGGGTGGTGATTGTCGAACTGACCGCAGCAGGCCGCGCCTTGCGTGACAAGGCGCAGACCGTGCCGCAGTGCATCCTTGGCGCCAGTGGCTTCACCCTTGAACGTCTGCAGAAATTGCAGGCAGAGCTGCAAGCGCTGCGCGGACATCTGCAAGACAGCCTGAATTAA
- a CDS encoding organic hydroperoxide resistance protein gives MQTLYTAIATSTGGRDGRAISSDNVLDVKLATPKELGGAGGAATNPEQLFAAGYSACFIGALKFVASQTKRKIPDDASITAHVGIGQIPGGFGLDIDLHISLPGLEQADAQSLVDAAHQVCPYSNATRGNVDVRLHVTV, from the coding sequence ATGCAAACTCTCTACACCGCAATCGCAACTTCCACTGGCGGCCGTGACGGTCGTGCGATCTCCAGCGACAACGTACTCGACGTCAAACTGGCCACCCCGAAAGAACTCGGCGGTGCTGGCGGCGCGGCGACCAACCCTGAGCAACTGTTCGCTGCCGGTTACTCGGCCTGCTTCATCGGCGCACTGAAATTCGTCGCCAGCCAGACCAAGCGCAAGATTCCTGACGACGCGTCGATTACCGCCCATGTCGGCATCGGCCAGATCCCTGGCGGTTTCGGTCTGGACATCGATTTGCACATCAGCCTGCCGGGCCTGGAACAAGCCGACGCGCAGTCGCTGGTCGACGCCGCTCACCAGGTCTGCCCGTACTCCAACGCCACCCGTGGCAACGTTGATGTGCGCCTGCACGTAACCGTGTAA
- a CDS encoding alpha/beta hydrolase yields MNTFSKVLTGTLLALSVHSAFAGDVEHNTQAFLDALNSGSGKPIEQLSPKDARAVLVGAQSGVKLTLPKADVSEKTIQVDGQPLSLTIVRPAGVKGELPVFMFFHGGGWVLGDFPTHERLVRDLVVGSGAAAVFVNYTPSPEAHYPVAINQAYAATKWVAEHGKEINVDGKRLAVAGNSVGGNMAAVVALMAKDKGTPAIKFQVLLWPVTDANFDTGSYNQYAEGHFLTRNMMKWFWDNYTTDAKQRNEIYASPLRATTAQLKGLPPALVQTASADVLRDEGEAYARKLDEAGVPVTSVRYNGMIHDYGLLNVVSQVPAVRSAMLQASEELKQHLK; encoded by the coding sequence ATGAACACTTTCAGCAAAGTCTTGACCGGTACCCTTCTCGCCCTGTCGGTACACAGCGCTTTCGCCGGTGATGTCGAACACAACACCCAGGCATTCCTCGATGCGCTGAATTCAGGCAGCGGCAAGCCGATCGAGCAGCTGTCGCCCAAGGATGCCCGCGCCGTGCTGGTCGGCGCGCAGTCCGGGGTCAAGTTGACGTTGCCCAAAGCCGATGTCAGCGAGAAGACCATCCAGGTCGATGGCCAACCGCTGAGCCTGACCATCGTCCGGCCGGCCGGGGTCAAGGGTGAGCTGCCGGTGTTCATGTTCTTCCACGGCGGCGGCTGGGTGCTGGGGGACTTCCCGACTCACGAACGTCTGGTACGCGATCTGGTGGTCGGTTCGGGTGCGGCGGCGGTGTTCGTCAACTACACCCCTTCGCCGGAAGCGCATTACCCGGTGGCGATCAACCAGGCCTACGCTGCGACCAAATGGGTGGCGGAACACGGTAAAGAGATCAATGTCGACGGCAAGCGCCTGGCCGTGGCCGGCAACAGCGTCGGCGGCAACATGGCCGCAGTGGTTGCGCTGATGGCCAAGGACAAGGGCACCCCGGCGATCAAATTCCAGGTGCTGCTGTGGCCGGTGACCGATGCCAACTTTGACACCGGTTCGTACAACCAGTACGCCGAAGGGCACTTCCTCACCCGCAACATGATGAAGTGGTTCTGGGACAACTACACCACCGACGCCAAACAGCGCAACGAGATCTACGCGTCACCGCTGCGCGCTACTACCGCACAGCTCAAAGGCCTGCCGCCTGCACTGGTGCAGACTGCCAGCGCCGACGTGCTGCGCGATGAAGGCGAAGCCTATGCGCGCAAACTCGACGAGGCCGGGGTTCCGGTAACGTCGGTGCGCTACAACGGCATGATTCACGATTACGGTTTGCTCAACGTGGTCAGCCAGGTACCGGCGGTGCGTTCGGCGATGTTGCAGGCGTCTGAAGAACTGAAGCAACACTTGAAGTAA
- a CDS encoding elongation factor P produces MKTGKELKPGTVIRIDNDPWLVQKAEFTKSGRNSAIMKTKLKNLLTGYKTETVYGADDKLDDVILDRKEATLSFISGDTYTFMDTTDYTMYELNAEDIESVLPFVEEGMTDVCEAVFFEERLVSVELPTTIVRQVDYTEGSARGDTSGKVMKPAKLKNGTELSVADFIEIGDMIEIDTREGGSYKGRAK; encoded by the coding sequence ATGAAAACTGGTAAAGAACTCAAACCCGGTACCGTGATCCGTATCGACAACGATCCTTGGCTGGTTCAGAAAGCTGAATTCACCAAGTCGGGCCGTAACAGCGCGATCATGAAGACCAAGCTGAAGAACCTGCTGACCGGTTACAAGACCGAAACCGTTTACGGTGCGGACGACAAACTGGACGACGTGATCCTGGATCGTAAAGAAGCCACCCTGTCGTTCATCAGCGGTGACACCTACACGTTCATGGACACCACTGACTACACCATGTACGAGCTGAACGCCGAAGACATCGAAAGCGTTCTGCCTTTCGTTGAAGAAGGCATGACCGACGTTTGCGAAGCCGTGTTCTTCGAAGAGCGCCTGGTTTCCGTAGAGCTGCCGACCACCATCGTGCGTCAGGTTGACTACACCGAAGGCTCCGCTCGCGGTGACACTTCCGGCAAGGTGATGAAGCCTGCCAAACTGAAGAACGGTACCGAGCTGTCGGTTGCCGACTTCATCGAAATCGGCGACATGATCGAGATCGATACCCGCGAAGGCGGTTCCTACAAAGGCCGTGCAAAATAA